A single Cannabis sativa cultivar Pink pepper isolate KNU-18-1 chromosome 7, ASM2916894v1, whole genome shotgun sequence DNA region contains:
- the LOC115697209 gene encoding 2-succinylbenzoate--CoA ligase, chloroplastic/peroxisomal isoform X3, translating to MNCWQRIKEKPGKKSFEEALLAVEAVRPVMLVTDESCKLWSSKLQNYDFPFLRWHVSLESSDSELSNSKNTLTTETLRKNLVKDSSLNYSWAPDGAVLICFTSGTTGRPKGVIISHLNLIVQSLAKIAIVGYSEDDVYLHTAPLCHIGGLSSAISMLLVGACHVFMPKFEAKLALEVIQQYNVTSLITVPAMMADLSSSTRGKDNWKGVESVKKILNGGGGLSIALTKEAVKLFPRAKLLSAYGMTEACSSLTFMTLHDPTVHKTVDISKTIPAHKQQGVCVGKPAPHIEVKIHSEGSSHVGKILTRGSHVMLRYWDQSPKNSSSSINQDWLDTGDIGYIDEYGNLWLIGRTKGRIKSGGENIYPEEVEAVLSQHIGVQGVVTVGIPDTRLTEMVVACIQVRRDWHWSNGSFEHSTGTQKQFISHEILQQHCRERNLARFKIPKKFMHWNKPFPLTTTGKVIREQVKQEVMSQLRSLNSNF from the exons ATGAATTGTTGGCAACGCATAAAGGAGAAACCTGGAAAAAAA AGCTTTGAGGAGGCATTATTGGCAGTGGAAGCAGTGAGACCTGTTATGCTGGTGACTGATGAAAGCTGCAAGTTATGGTCTTCGAAGCTCCAAAACTATGATTTTCCTTTTCTAAGGTGGCATGTTTCCTTGGAATCCTCAGACTCAGAATTGTCAAATTCGAAGAATA CACTAACTACTGAAACACTAaggaagaatttggtgaaagaTTCATCATTGAATTACTCATGGGCACCTGATGGTGCTGTTCTTATATGCTTCACTTCAG GAACCACTGGAAGGCCTAAGGGAGTTATTATAAGCCATTTAAATTTGATCGTACAGTCCCTTGCTAAAATTGCCATCGTTGGTTACAGTGAGGATGAT GTGTATTTGCATACTGCTCCACTTTGTCATATCGGTGGTTTGTCTTCAGCTATTTCTATGCTACTCGTTGGAGCTTGTCATGTCTTCATGCCTAAGTTTGAAGCCAAATTAGCCCTTGAGGTCATACAGCAATACAATGTCACTTCTCTAATCACAGTACCTGCAATGATGGCTGATTTGAGTTCTTCAACAAG GGGAAAGGATAACTGGAAGGGAGTAGAGAGTGTCAAGAAGATATTAAATGGAGGTGGTGGTTTGTCAATTGCACTAACCAAAGAAGCTGTCAAATTATTTCCAAGAGCTAAGCTTCTCTCAGCATATG GAATGACAGAAGCATGCTCTTCCCTAACCTTCATGACCCTGCATGATCCAACAGTACACAAAACTGTCGATATCTCAAAGACCATTCCAGCACACAAACAACAAGGTGTCTGTGTTGGAAAGCCAGCTCCCCACATCGAAGTAAAGATCCATTCTGAAGGGTCCTCTCATGTTGGGAAAATTTTAACTAGAGGCTCTCATGTAATGCTTAGATATTGGGATCAAAGTCCCAAAAATTCATCAAGTTCCATCAACCAAGATTGGCTTGACACAGGTGATATAGGTTATATAGATGAGTATGGTAATCTTTGGCTGATTGGAAGAACAAAAGGTCGAATCAAGAGTGGAGGGGAGAACATTTACCCTGAAGAG GTAGAGGCAGTTCTATCTCAACATATAGGAGTACAAGGCGTTGTTACCGTTGGAATTCCCGACACTCGGCTTACAGAGATGGTTGTTGCTTGTATTCAAGTGAGAAGAGATTGGCATTGGTCAAATGGAAGTTTTGAGCACTCAACTGGGACACAAAAGCAATTCATATCTCATGAGATTCTACAACAGCATTGTAGAGAAAGGAATTTAGCTCG gtttAAAATACCTAAGAAATTCATGCATTGGAATAAGCCATTTCCTCTCACAACAACTGGAAAAGTAATAAGAGAACAAGTTAAACAAGAAGTAATGTCTCAATTACGATCTTTAAATAGtaatttttaa
- the LOC115697209 gene encoding 2-succinylbenzoate--CoA ligase, chloroplastic/peroxisomal isoform X2, protein MIGWVYNDIQTTFPASSNQITFSTPFPSPYQNSRRRRRRRRMPNYSHPHICHCLTRLSTLPPNSPLTISPHRPRPKTAPDFVDAVFALAQALLTLGIGSGDVIAVAALNSELYLEWFLAIAFVGGIVAPLNYRWSFEEALLAVEAVRPVMLVTDESCKLWSSKLQNYDFPFLRWHVSLESSDSELSNSKNTLTTETLRKNLVKDSSLNYSWAPDGAVLICFTSGTTGRPKGVIISHLNLIVQSLAKIAIVGYSEDDVYLHTAPLCHIGGLSSAISMLLVGACHVFMPKFEAKLALEVIQQYNVTSLITVPAMMADLSSSTRGKDNWKGVESVKKILNGGGGLSIALTKEAVKLFPRAKLLSAYEACSSLTFMTLHDPTVHKTVDISKTIPAHKQQGVCVGKPAPHIEVKIHSEGSSHVGKILTRGSHVMLRYWDQSPKNSSSSINQDWLDTGDIGYIDEYGNLWLIGRTKGRIKSGGENIYPEEVEAVLSQHIGVQGVVTVGIPDTRLTEMVVACIQVRRDWHWSNGSFEHSTGTQKQFISHEILQQHCRERNLARFKIPKKFMHWNKPFPLTTTGKVIREQVKQEVMSQLRSLNSNF, encoded by the exons ATGATTGGTTGGGTATATAACGATATCCAAACGACATTTCCCGCTTCCTCAAACCAGATAACGTTCTCAACTCCATTTCCATCTCCATACCAAAactcaagaagaagaagaagaagaagaagaatgccTAACTACTCCCACCCCCACATTTGCCACTGCCTCACCCGCTTATCCACTCTCCCTCCCAACTCTCCGCTCACCATCTCCCCCCACCGTCCCCGCCCAAAGACTGCTCCCGACTTTGTCGACGCCGTCTTTGCTCTCGCTCAAGCTCTTCTCACCCTCGGTATCGGTTCCGGTGACGTCATCGCCGTCGCAGCTTTGAACAG tgAGTTGTATTTGGAATGGTTTCTGGCTATCGCTTTTGTGGGTGGAATAGTTGCTCCTCTCAATTACCGTTGG AGCTTTGAGGAGGCATTATTGGCAGTGGAAGCAGTGAGACCTGTTATGCTGGTGACTGATGAAAGCTGCAAGTTATGGTCTTCGAAGCTCCAAAACTATGATTTTCCTTTTCTAAGGTGGCATGTTTCCTTGGAATCCTCAGACTCAGAATTGTCAAATTCGAAGAATA CACTAACTACTGAAACACTAaggaagaatttggtgaaagaTTCATCATTGAATTACTCATGGGCACCTGATGGTGCTGTTCTTATATGCTTCACTTCAG GAACCACTGGAAGGCCTAAGGGAGTTATTATAAGCCATTTAAATTTGATCGTACAGTCCCTTGCTAAAATTGCCATCGTTGGTTACAGTGAGGATGAT GTGTATTTGCATACTGCTCCACTTTGTCATATCGGTGGTTTGTCTTCAGCTATTTCTATGCTACTCGTTGGAGCTTGTCATGTCTTCATGCCTAAGTTTGAAGCCAAATTAGCCCTTGAGGTCATACAGCAATACAATGTCACTTCTCTAATCACAGTACCTGCAATGATGGCTGATTTGAGTTCTTCAACAAG GGGAAAGGATAACTGGAAGGGAGTAGAGAGTGTCAAGAAGATATTAAATGGAGGTGGTGGTTTGTCAATTGCACTAACCAAAGAAGCTGTCAAATTATTTCCAAGAGCTAAGCTTCTCTCAGCATATG AAGCATGCTCTTCCCTAACCTTCATGACCCTGCATGATCCAACAGTACACAAAACTGTCGATATCTCAAAGACCATTCCAGCACACAAACAACAAGGTGTCTGTGTTGGAAAGCCAGCTCCCCACATCGAAGTAAAGATCCATTCTGAAGGGTCCTCTCATGTTGGGAAAATTTTAACTAGAGGCTCTCATGTAATGCTTAGATATTGGGATCAAAGTCCCAAAAATTCATCAAGTTCCATCAACCAAGATTGGCTTGACACAGGTGATATAGGTTATATAGATGAGTATGGTAATCTTTGGCTGATTGGAAGAACAAAAGGTCGAATCAAGAGTGGAGGGGAGAACATTTACCCTGAAGAG GTAGAGGCAGTTCTATCTCAACATATAGGAGTACAAGGCGTTGTTACCGTTGGAATTCCCGACACTCGGCTTACAGAGATGGTTGTTGCTTGTATTCAAGTGAGAAGAGATTGGCATTGGTCAAATGGAAGTTTTGAGCACTCAACTGGGACACAAAAGCAATTCATATCTCATGAGATTCTACAACAGCATTGTAGAGAAAGGAATTTAGCTCG gtttAAAATACCTAAGAAATTCATGCATTGGAATAAGCCATTTCCTCTCACAACAACTGGAAAAGTAATAAGAGAACAAGTTAAACAAGAAGTAATGTCTCAATTACGATCTTTAAATAGtaatttttaa
- the LOC115697200 gene encoding WPP domain-associated protein, with the protein MIMEHMEVVDSGVESCLNGSMQTSGDCKESENLGDVIVADFDSYWQDLYDQLTDRLTLSRMVSDSVIKGMVTAITQEAAEKIFQKEQEIAGLKEMLNAYRVGMDEKETVGSLAREPESKGKVHCCFVEAITEHNKMKDNLGSLRNTGREQLVKLRKEINQIRGCNSIKRKSSSSELLGLGGILHENSSEKRCDVDKILDSLNNTLETICKGAEDAVHLSKESLHDWKLQQEFQAEIEALVIGNCIRSLEREFEEKVWGRISGDKSISWFGRVQEISGLREELGVISNALCISEAGHLISHGSFDSEGWCNGKVNDHFHHKVLSNHVTPTSSHPEENGKHEDPQAKKLESLDLSRLKHMSNVELISYYNNEMTKMKRNHESKVQEMTEDYFTLKREYLREKGSLLSKKDKEFDMLRRKIPEVISKLDDIIAENEKLPIFASNAETLSGLKERMEMLLAENRQLRDSLTEKKKEVKVLSRQVSDGAERMSHHSLSETKLLHTIRSLKSSIEDLHIEASIGADVFTCLLKEMVGQMNCMAEESFLEYSVMQELYESIIKEVSDAAQLASDCKITDSDMLPIIMLGLTEAIYKESWKEAKSKLSMVHTQYIHENEARVSLEKELFEKEKTLEIEVAEKERLKQEIVYHVEEKMKLAQEAAAALEIEKEQLVLATAEVECLRLQICDQQTLISKSSKESDVMKCDLASALEEIELYKKKVSELNKDFERTARELSEADKERKILMTVTQEKQAAMSLHERNERVVRKQLESMAILFNGLSKAATDFECQVTNGLSKHNSRLKSVNSQSRLLIQKANILRRTGVLYKQRLDRRCSDLQKAEAEVDALGDEVENLLGLLEKIYIALDHYSPILQHYPGIIEILKLVRSELSGVSSTRSI; encoded by the exons ATGATCATGGAACATATGGAAGTTGTAGATTCTGGGGTTGAATCTTGTTTAAATGGTTCCATGCAAACGAGTGGTGATTGTAAAGAAAGTGAGAATTTGGGTGATGTTATTGTTGCTGATTTCGATTCTTATTGGCAAGATCTCTATGACCAGTTGACCGACCGGTTGACCTTATCTAGAATGGTTAGTGATTCTGTAATAAAGGGCATGGTGACTGCCATTACACAAGAGGCAGCAGAGAAAATCTTTCAGAAAGAACAAGAAATTGCAGGGTTGAAGGAAATGTTAAATGCTTATCGTGTTGGTATGGATGAAAAAGAAACTGTTGGATCTTTGGCAAGGGAGCCGGAGTCAAAAGGTAAGGTGCATTGTTGCTTTGTAGAAGCCATTACTGAGCACAATAAGATGAAAGACAATTTGGGAAGTCTTAGAAACACAGGTAGAGAACAGTTAGTGAAGCTTAGGAAAGAAATCAACCAGATAAGAGGGTGTAATTCTATAAAGAGGAAAAGTTCAAGTTCGGAGTTGCTAGGATTGGGTGGCATACTGCATGAAAATTCATCTGAAAAACGGTGTGATGTGGATAAGATACTTGATAGCCTTAATAACACTCTAGAAACTATTTGTAAAGGGGCGGAAGACGCAGTGCACTTGTCTAAGGAATCACTGCATGATTGGAAGCTACAGCAGGAGTTTCAAGCAGAAATTGAAGCACTGGTGATTGGGAACTGTATTCGTAGTCTTGAGCGAGAATTCGAAGAAAAAGTGTGGGGCAGAATTTCTGGTGACAAAAGTATAAGTTGGTTTGGAAGGGTGCAGGAGATTTCAGGTCTGCGCGAGGAACTAGGTGTCATTTCTAATGCTTTGTGTATTTCTGAAGCAGGTCATCTAATTTCTCATGGATCCTTTGATAGTGAAGGGTGGTGTAATGGTAAAGTAAATGATCATTTTCACCACAAAGTTCTGAGTAATCACGTGACACCGACATCCTCCCACCCGGAAGAAAATGGAAAACACGAGGATCCTCAAGCTAAAAAGCTAGAGAGTTTGGATCTGAGCCGATTGAAGCACATGTCAAATGTTGAACTAATTAGCTACTACAATAATGAGATGACTAAGATGAAGAGAAATCATGAATCTAAAGTACAAGAGATGACTGAagactattttacccttaagAGGGAATATTTGAGAGAAAAGGGGTCTTTGCTTTCAAAGAAGGATAAGGAGTTTGATATGTTGAGGAGAAAAATCCCAGAGGTGATTTCGAAATTGGATGATATTATTGCAGAAAATGAGAAATTACCGATCTTTGCAAGTAATGCAGAGACTCTTAGTGGTTTGAAGGAAAGAATGGAAATGCTTCTTGCAGAAAATCGCCAGCTCAGGGATTCTCTTacagagaagaagaaggaagttaAGGTCCTTTCAAGACAAGTTTCTGATGGTGCGGAGAGAATGTCACATCACTCATTGTCTGAGACAAAGTTATTACACACCATTAGATCTCTTAAGTCTTCTATAGAAGATCTTCATATTGAAGCTTCCATTGGTGCAGATGTATTTACATGTCTTCTGAAGGAAATGGTGGGCCAAATGAATTGCATGGCGGAAGAGTCATTTTTGGAGTACAGTGTTATGCAAGAGTTATATGAAAGCATAATTAAAGAAGTTTCTGATGCTGCTCAACTTGCTAGCGACTGTAAAATAACAGATTCAGATATGCTGCCTATCATCATGCTGGGGCTGACTGAAGCTATTTATAAAGAATCATGGAAAGAAGCCAAGAGTAAACTAAGTATGGTACACACACAATATATTCATGAAAATGAAGCTCGAGTTTCCCTCGAGAAggaattatttgaaaaagaaaaaacactaGAAATAGAGGTAGCAGAGAAAGAAAGGTTAAAGCAAGAAATAGTTTATCATGTAGAAGAGAAGATGAAGTTGGCTCAGGAGGCAGCAGCTGCATTGGAGATTGAGAAGGAGCAATTGGTATTAGCTACAGCGGAAGTCGAGTGTTTAAGGCTTCAAATATGTGACCAACAGACATTGATTTCAAAAAGCAGTAAAGAATCAGATGTTATGAAATGTGATTTGGCTTCTGCATTGGAAGAAATTGAACTGTATAAGAAGAAAGTATCCGAGTTGAATAAAGATTTTGAACGCACAGCTAGAGAGTTAAGTGAAGCTgataaagagagaaaaatacttATGACTGTTACCCAGGAGAAGCAGGCTGCAATGTCATTGCATGAAAGGAATGAAAGGGTGGTTAGGAAACAGTTGGAGTCAATGGCTATTCTTTTTAATGGCTTATCTAAAGCTGCAACTGATTTTGAATGTCAAGTAACAAATGGCCTATCAAAGCATAATTCGAG GTTGAAAAGTGTGAATTCGCAATCACGTTTGCTTATTCAGAAAGCTAATATACTGAGAAGAACAGGTGTGCTTTACAAGCAGAGGCTTGACCGAAGATGTTCTGACCTTCAAAAGGCTGAAGCTGAG GTTGATGCTTTGGGGGATGAAGTGGAAAATCTTTTGGGTCTTCTTGAGAAAATATACATTGCTCTTGACCATTACTCACCGATTTTGCAACATTATCCTGGA ATTATCGAGATCCTGAAGCTGGTGAGATCAGAATTAAGTGGGGTTTCGTCTACTAGATCAATTTGA
- the LOC115697209 gene encoding 2-succinylbenzoate--CoA ligase, chloroplastic/peroxisomal isoform X1, whose product MIGWVYNDIQTTFPASSNQITFSTPFPSPYQNSRRRRRRRRMPNYSHPHICHCLTRLSTLPPNSPLTISPHRPRPKTAPDFVDAVFALAQALLTLGIGSGDVIAVAALNSELYLEWFLAIAFVGGIVAPLNYRWSFEEALLAVEAVRPVMLVTDESCKLWSSKLQNYDFPFLRWHVSLESSDSELSNSKNTLTTETLRKNLVKDSSLNYSWAPDGAVLICFTSGTTGRPKGVIISHLNLIVQSLAKIAIVGYSEDDVYLHTAPLCHIGGLSSAISMLLVGACHVFMPKFEAKLALEVIQQYNVTSLITVPAMMADLSSSTRGKDNWKGVESVKKILNGGGGLSIALTKEAVKLFPRAKLLSAYGMTEACSSLTFMTLHDPTVHKTVDISKTIPAHKQQGVCVGKPAPHIEVKIHSEGSSHVGKILTRGSHVMLRYWDQSPKNSSSSINQDWLDTGDIGYIDEYGNLWLIGRTKGRIKSGGENIYPEEVEAVLSQHIGVQGVVTVGIPDTRLTEMVVACIQVRRDWHWSNGSFEHSTGTQKQFISHEILQQHCRERNLARFKIPKKFMHWNKPFPLTTTGKVIREQVKQEVMSQLRSLNSNF is encoded by the exons ATGATTGGTTGGGTATATAACGATATCCAAACGACATTTCCCGCTTCCTCAAACCAGATAACGTTCTCAACTCCATTTCCATCTCCATACCAAAactcaagaagaagaagaagaagaagaagaatgccTAACTACTCCCACCCCCACATTTGCCACTGCCTCACCCGCTTATCCACTCTCCCTCCCAACTCTCCGCTCACCATCTCCCCCCACCGTCCCCGCCCAAAGACTGCTCCCGACTTTGTCGACGCCGTCTTTGCTCTCGCTCAAGCTCTTCTCACCCTCGGTATCGGTTCCGGTGACGTCATCGCCGTCGCAGCTTTGAACAG tgAGTTGTATTTGGAATGGTTTCTGGCTATCGCTTTTGTGGGTGGAATAGTTGCTCCTCTCAATTACCGTTGG AGCTTTGAGGAGGCATTATTGGCAGTGGAAGCAGTGAGACCTGTTATGCTGGTGACTGATGAAAGCTGCAAGTTATGGTCTTCGAAGCTCCAAAACTATGATTTTCCTTTTCTAAGGTGGCATGTTTCCTTGGAATCCTCAGACTCAGAATTGTCAAATTCGAAGAATA CACTAACTACTGAAACACTAaggaagaatttggtgaaagaTTCATCATTGAATTACTCATGGGCACCTGATGGTGCTGTTCTTATATGCTTCACTTCAG GAACCACTGGAAGGCCTAAGGGAGTTATTATAAGCCATTTAAATTTGATCGTACAGTCCCTTGCTAAAATTGCCATCGTTGGTTACAGTGAGGATGAT GTGTATTTGCATACTGCTCCACTTTGTCATATCGGTGGTTTGTCTTCAGCTATTTCTATGCTACTCGTTGGAGCTTGTCATGTCTTCATGCCTAAGTTTGAAGCCAAATTAGCCCTTGAGGTCATACAGCAATACAATGTCACTTCTCTAATCACAGTACCTGCAATGATGGCTGATTTGAGTTCTTCAACAAG GGGAAAGGATAACTGGAAGGGAGTAGAGAGTGTCAAGAAGATATTAAATGGAGGTGGTGGTTTGTCAATTGCACTAACCAAAGAAGCTGTCAAATTATTTCCAAGAGCTAAGCTTCTCTCAGCATATG GAATGACAGAAGCATGCTCTTCCCTAACCTTCATGACCCTGCATGATCCAACAGTACACAAAACTGTCGATATCTCAAAGACCATTCCAGCACACAAACAACAAGGTGTCTGTGTTGGAAAGCCAGCTCCCCACATCGAAGTAAAGATCCATTCTGAAGGGTCCTCTCATGTTGGGAAAATTTTAACTAGAGGCTCTCATGTAATGCTTAGATATTGGGATCAAAGTCCCAAAAATTCATCAAGTTCCATCAACCAAGATTGGCTTGACACAGGTGATATAGGTTATATAGATGAGTATGGTAATCTTTGGCTGATTGGAAGAACAAAAGGTCGAATCAAGAGTGGAGGGGAGAACATTTACCCTGAAGAG GTAGAGGCAGTTCTATCTCAACATATAGGAGTACAAGGCGTTGTTACCGTTGGAATTCCCGACACTCGGCTTACAGAGATGGTTGTTGCTTGTATTCAAGTGAGAAGAGATTGGCATTGGTCAAATGGAAGTTTTGAGCACTCAACTGGGACACAAAAGCAATTCATATCTCATGAGATTCTACAACAGCATTGTAGAGAAAGGAATTTAGCTCG gtttAAAATACCTAAGAAATTCATGCATTGGAATAAGCCATTTCCTCTCACAACAACTGGAAAAGTAATAAGAGAACAAGTTAAACAAGAAGTAATGTCTCAATTACGATCTTTAAATAGtaatttttaa